The DNA segment TGTTCTGTTACATGGTCGCTAATGGAGCCCGACAAATTATGGCCAGGAATCAGCTGAGTAGTAGATATTAGGGCACCATGAGAATCTTTATGAACAAGCTGCTGATATTGGGGTTGGTTCAATGCATCAGATGTTTTTCCCCTTGAATTGTTTTCAACATTAACCAGAGATGATGATGCATCTGATTTCAGATCTCCAACCACATTACTCACAGTAGAATTTGTTTTCGCTATGTTCAAGACCAAAGTTTCTTccttaaatttttgaatttgaagttCTTCAGTGAGAGAGCGCAGTCTATTCTGCAAGTCACCAGGCCGAGAGGCACACTGGTCCATGTGGTTGCGGACCATAGCAGAATTTAGAGCCTCATCAAACAAGAATTTCGTGAAGAACATCCTCTGTAACAACAACgaaacacacaaaaaaattgaaaatttgttaAAAGCAGCAATCTCAAGAACATATGAAGTGTGACACAAGACAAGACATATCAAGGACAAACCTCTTCAAGTGTAAACTCCCAATACTCTTTTATCTCCATCAGGTTTGCTAATCGAGCTAGTGAATCCAAAAACTTGTGTTTGAATTCTCccttctctccattttttctaGGTTTATTAGAAACTGATCCACAGGTTGTACGGCGAGAATGACCAGAAACACAAGATGGGCAGTACCAATTTCCTTTCGGAATTCTCAGAAGTGGAGGATTCAAGCAATATCTATGGTACTCAGAATCGCATCTATCGCAcaacagaacattgtcatcatCTTTGTCCATGCCACAGACCTTGCAGATTCCCTCCTCCCAGGGAGCTCTAGGAAGCGAGCTCTTCATGACATTGGCAAGTAAAGCTTCTCTCTCATTTACAGCATCGGCACTTGAACCATTTACATCTTGAAACTCGGAAACTTTATCAACAAGGGTTAGCACCTGGGAGAACAAAAAAAGTATGATAATCTCAGGTAGAGAATCAATCGAAGTAATTATTCTATAGATGAGGGCAGCCTCAAAAATTTTCACATTTTATGACAAAGCCAGTCAATTCAAGCAAATAACACAGTTAACTCCTGTTACAAAGTCGATGTCAATTATATCATATAATCTAAAGATTCTAATAAGTTGTATTACAAGAAATGACCTCCTGACGTTCAATGCTTAGATTTCCAGACAAAAAGGCCAAGAAAAATGGTGCAAGACCCAAAGAAAAACTTCCAAACAATTGTGCTTCTCGTTCCACATTTTAGAGAGGAGACAAAGGAAAAGGTCCATAATTCTTTTGCGTATTTATTATCAACGTGATTTAGATTTGATGAGATCATAAATCAATGAACCAAAGATAGAATGGCAGTTTGAATTGTTTTAACTTTGAAGGACATCCCACGAGCTCAAGCATGTAACATAGAAAACTTGTTTCTCCACAAGGATTATCAGATGGTGACTGACagtgaaaaacaataaattttaaaaagaaaaaaaacctcTTTCTCATACAGCTCTTCAAACTTTTGAGATAAGTTTTCAGCCAATTTAATCAAATCAGATCGATCACCATAAGCAGTACGTATGTTGCGCCAAACCTACAAAAAATGGGGGGGAAAGTGAATCAGAAATGATAGAATTTCAAGAACTAGGTCAGGTAAACACAAATTTCAGCAAAGAAATATATAAGCTGGGAGGAAAAAGAACAAAGGCAATTACATGTGTAGACTAACGATACACCGCCTCATAAATAAGTTTAAAGATCTGGTGATTGTTAGCCATTAGGCTTTAAAATCAAGTTGGGACAGTAAAAATGATGATACAACACCATGTGGTAACTGACAGAGCATGAGGCAAGCCTTAGAAACTTAGCACATAAAGCAATGGAAAAGTAAAACATCAGTGAGCTGACACATGGAAGAATGATGTCAATAAAAGAATTATGGATACCTCCCGGACGTCATCGATAAATGCTTCATGAGATCCATCATAAGCTCCAGCGGCCAATCTTAGATCGATAGTCCTAAAATCCAGGGGGCGAGATACCATTGCAGGATAACCAAGAAGTCCTTCATCATCAGCGTCATTAGGATTCAAAACAGCCCTTCCCAGCAGATTGCAGAACACTCTATCTTCATCTGTAGCAACAGAATGCCGTAGCACCATACGACACTGTTTATTGACTAGATCAGTCAGATACACCTTACTTCTCACCTTTTCTTTCTTCTCAGTTTTCTGTTGCTGCGGAACTTCACTGCTTACTTTGGCAAGTACGGAGATGACTGCTCTCTgcattaaataaatttgaaacaaATGGCAAAAACTCGACTTACAAAAagaattttcctttttcaaaaaaaaaatcatcaaatgtCAGCAACAGATAAGACATTACCTTTGTTGGCCCAGATGCATTACCCTTGTAAACTTCCTTGCTGATAGAGTGCTCTAACATTTTTTTAGCCCATTCAGGTGGGTTCTTTAGTAAAGCTTCATTGACACACCGTCTGATCCGGGCCCCAACATTTGTGGGTAGCTTTCTCACAGGCTCAAGCACTTGTGCCCACTCAGGGACAGCATCATCTTCAGCTTCAATTGTTTGAGCCCCGTCATCTTCAGACTCACTCTCAGTTCCCCCCACAATCTCAATTTTACAGTTCAATAAACCAAATATTTCCTTAATGGCATCAGCCAGAACCTGCCacataaaaaaacattaaaatctagttactatttctatcatttaGTTTCTTATATTGTTGAAGAGGTTAATTCTCAATATTTTTTAGCAcgaaatattaaacaattacgCTTATTCTCCACAGATGGTTATAATAATCATAGTATTAGAAACATCATGTCTAACAAGACAAAAGAACAAACTGTAAAAGGGCTTAAATGAAGTCAGACACATAAAAACTGGgttaaaagttaaaaatttgATCAACATTAATCAGTGTGAATCTTACCACTGCATCCCCTTCTAGAGCAGCTATGCCAGAAAGTGAGCCACAAAGTATACCACCATCACCACGTAAACAATGGAAAACCTTCCCGCTCTCACGGCTAGCAATCTCAGTTGAATCAAGATTAGCCTCCATGGAATACACAGATAAAATATATCTACGAGCAATTTCAGGCCATGTAAGTTCATTAACAGGCAGTACGTCAAGCTGTGCTTTCTTTAAAGCAGCTGAACAATCCAAGTCTTTCTTCTTGCCACGTCTTGATTTAGATTCTCCTGCGTCAAAATTAGGGCCTGCATACACAACCACTTTTGACAGCAGCTCACTCAAGAGTATTTTCAGCAATGAACCATAGATATTGGCCAGAAGAAGACCGGTATTTCTTCCAGCTCTAGCTTGAAAAACCTTCACGCCTTTTTTTAAGGGAACATCATCACCAGTATCCACAGTTTCAAGTCCAAAGTTCAAAGCACAGCAGTCTAACCAAGGGCTTAGAAGTTCAGATTCAAGATCCTGAAAAGAAAATGACTGTCCAAGCCCCAGGACCTCTAAGAAGCGCCATGCAAGCTCCCAGGCCTGACAACAGATGGAGAAAATAATAAGCATGTAGAAAGAAAAATTCAATACCACACAAAGTAATTAATTGTTGTACCTGCAAGGCATCACCAATCAAGTACGAAGGAAGCCTTGTGCTAAGTGGATTGCCAGGAGGACAGGAATCCCGCATTAAAAATTTCTCCATGCCACCTGATTGCAGTCGCCATCTCTTAGAAGTTCGAAATGCACTATTGGTGTTCTGTTCAACCTGGAGAAACCCACTTCCGACTGATTGGAGGCTTGAGTTATGCTTTCTATCTTTCAGATTTTTATATTCCAAACATGCAGTAACTCCTGGCAGTTGTTCAATAATTTCCTGAACAAAATCTACGCTAAATCCAAACCTGTCCAGTTTTAACCATGTTAGAAGAAGTTCACAAGCCGTTTTAAAATCTGACTCGTTCTGAATCAGTCGAGGGACATTGATAGGACCACTCCAGTAGGAATATCTAGATAAAGAATCTCTACTGTCCAGATTTTCATTGTTCATTTCATATATATCGTGCCCACAGAAAAACTTAACAGCACCAGTTTGTTTAAACACCTCATGGAAAGCATACATAAAAGCTTCAGAGACCATTTCCCAAACAGATGATGTTGATCTGCCCTCTAATTGAAATTCCCCAATGACACCACTATGTCCTAGCTCACCTATTGAAATTCCAGCCCGCGGGAGCCCGCATTCCATATTTGAATTAGAAGATGTATTTTGCCCAGAATAGTAAACCACACCGTTGCTCCTTGACACAGAAACACAATTATCAAGACATGGTGGACTGTGTTCATTTAGTAGTGTTATTATAGAAAGATCATCATCATCAACCAGCGGGGATGTGGCTAATTCATCTAAACCCATTCTGTCATTTCCTTTGCTCGGAACTGAATTAGTCCGTGAGAGGATAGCCGAACCCACTGGAATAAACTGTGTGGTACATG comes from the Primulina huaijiensis isolate GDHJ02 chromosome 8, ASM1229523v2, whole genome shotgun sequence genome and includes:
- the LOC140983645 gene encoding methyl-CpG-binding domain-containing protein 9 isoform X2, with the protein product MENRNSFGDVNSNVGVAKPMAFLIDLNETPIISPRERDDNVSVCSVCGREVAAGRSGAKKDEQREWKCFRCLLQNDGAGGGGGAGAGFDINASPPREAEGGNPADHLGGGRESRVDGRALSCHSPLIGPQIPNMLYLQILRRYVTERKGDLGEGWHVEFDFCNRRFRTSAIYVAPDGRRFKSMEDVASHLGIPLSYHKAAQKESSAFASSRNCREPELNTQKLVFSGNGSQGDYVHDGFPIQFQDFCLLSAGNIDPRPAYHNTNQIWPVGYKCSWHDKITGSLFVCDVLDGGERGPTFKVHRFPCTTQFIPVGSAILSRTNSVPSKGNDRMGLDELATSPLVDDDDLSIITLLNEHSPPCLDNCVSVSRSNGVVYYSGQNTSSNSNMECGLPRAGISIGELGHSGVIGEFQLEGRSTSSVWEMVSEAFMYAFHEVFKQTGAVKFFCGHDIYEMNNENLDSRDSLSRYSYWSGPINVPRLIQNESDFKTACELLLTWLKLDRFGFSVDFVQEIIEQLPGVTACLEYKNLKDRKHNSSLQSVGSGFLQVEQNTNSAFRTSKRWRLQSGGMEKFLMRDSCPPGNPLSTRLPSYLIGDALQAWELAWRFLEVLGLGQSFSFQDLESELLSPWLDCCALNFGLETVDTGDDVPLKKGVKVFQARAGRNTGLLLANIYGSLLKILLSELLSKVVVYAGPNFDAGESKSRRGKKKDLDCSAALKKAQLDVLPVNELTWPEIARRYILSVYSMEANLDSTEIASRESGKVFHCLRGDGGILCGSLSGIAALEGDAVVLADAIKEIFGLLNCKIEIVGGTESESEDDGAQTIEAEDDAVPEWAQVLEPVRKLPTNVGARIRRCVNEALLKNPPEWAKKMLEHSISKEVYKGNASGPTKRAVISVLAKVSSEVPQQQKTEKKEKVRSKVYLTDLVNKQCRMVLRHSVATDEDRVFCNLLGRAVLNPNDADDEGLLGYPAMVSRPLDFRTIDLRLAAGAYDGSHEAFIDDVREVWRNIRTAYGDRSDLIKLAENLSQKFEELYEKEVLTLVDKVSEFQDVNGSSADAVNEREALLANVMKSSLPRAPWEEGICKVCGMDKDDDNVLLCDRCDSEYHRYCLNPPLLRIPKGNWYCPSCVSGHSRRTTCGSVSNKPRKNGEKGEFKHKFLDSLARLANLMEIKEYWEFTLEERMFFTKFLFDEALNSAMVRNHMDQCASRPGDLQNRLRSLTEELQIQKFKEETLVLNIAKTNSTVSNVVGDLKSDASSSLVNVENNSRGKTSDALNQPQYQQLVHKDSHGALISTTQLIPGHNLSGSISDHVTEHESRELQDNVLKLGNIRNSISNLLGSIASVESEILKVSLRKDLLGRDANGRAYWVFYWPRALPWIIANGSLSSKKSYFEEFMGIPDSDNWMLYEFDSEIDRLLGWLNENNACEKELKESILQLKSNKMKDSEYAEKHILRQGESSQLIPGIKRKATSSNFLSTKAMDILEKRFGPCLVQDLASRVSQNGRLCRCECLELVWIMKDHCPSCHQSFPTSDELRKHSVENCNSMASVTKANQTVEDFSKRKRLKNVALLETLHVTAGIHQVSTSEKQNRGSSFVECPQEPDFPFKFEEIMARFNTPNSVKDSVTEIGLINSGGVPSFIPNKCTNLRDPALRLASTRINKAGLVEISSDLRSWQPHSNNEASALEEGSGVGRMKYILMNEGVQLSTMKDNISKLGVSKSNIVHESSLRPLAGRASEVLLCLKTILLDIDAALPEDALRNSRTNQEKRRAWRTFVKSAKTIYEMVQALIVLEDAIKSEYLHTDWWYWSSPSTAAKITTLSALSLRIYSLDSAISYEKPFPNGAREIVMPKVALDEDVPQKTTNLGDSSSPPRQKTPESEPTEVPRTRTRSSKRRKEFNG
- the LOC140983645 gene encoding methyl-CpG-binding domain-containing protein 9 isoform X1, encoding MENRNSFGDVNSNVGVAKPMAFLIDLNETPIISPRERDDNVSVCSVCGREVAAGRSGAKKDEQREWKCFRCLLQNDGAGGGGGAGAGFDINASPPREAEGGNPADHLGGGRFQQPFNHYQESRVDGRALSCHSPLIGPQIPNMLYLQILRRYVTERKGDLGEGWHVEFDFCNRRFRTSAIYVAPDGRRFKSMEDVASHLGIPLSYHKAAQKESSAFASSRNCREPELNTQKLVFSGNGSQGDYVHDGFPIQFQDFCLLSAGNIDPRPAYHNTNQIWPVGYKCSWHDKITGSLFVCDVLDGGERGPTFKVHRFPCTTQFIPVGSAILSRTNSVPSKGNDRMGLDELATSPLVDDDDLSIITLLNEHSPPCLDNCVSVSRSNGVVYYSGQNTSSNSNMECGLPRAGISIGELGHSGVIGEFQLEGRSTSSVWEMVSEAFMYAFHEVFKQTGAVKFFCGHDIYEMNNENLDSRDSLSRYSYWSGPINVPRLIQNESDFKTACELLLTWLKLDRFGFSVDFVQEIIEQLPGVTACLEYKNLKDRKHNSSLQSVGSGFLQVEQNTNSAFRTSKRWRLQSGGMEKFLMRDSCPPGNPLSTRLPSYLIGDALQAWELAWRFLEVLGLGQSFSFQDLESELLSPWLDCCALNFGLETVDTGDDVPLKKGVKVFQARAGRNTGLLLANIYGSLLKILLSELLSKVVVYAGPNFDAGESKSRRGKKKDLDCSAALKKAQLDVLPVNELTWPEIARRYILSVYSMEANLDSTEIASRESGKVFHCLRGDGGILCGSLSGIAALEGDAVVLADAIKEIFGLLNCKIEIVGGTESESEDDGAQTIEAEDDAVPEWAQVLEPVRKLPTNVGARIRRCVNEALLKNPPEWAKKMLEHSISKEVYKGNASGPTKRAVISVLAKVSSEVPQQQKTEKKEKVRSKVYLTDLVNKQCRMVLRHSVATDEDRVFCNLLGRAVLNPNDADDEGLLGYPAMVSRPLDFRTIDLRLAAGAYDGSHEAFIDDVREVWRNIRTAYGDRSDLIKLAENLSQKFEELYEKEVLTLVDKVSEFQDVNGSSADAVNEREALLANVMKSSLPRAPWEEGICKVCGMDKDDDNVLLCDRCDSEYHRYCLNPPLLRIPKGNWYCPSCVSGHSRRTTCGSVSNKPRKNGEKGEFKHKFLDSLARLANLMEIKEYWEFTLEERMFFTKFLFDEALNSAMVRNHMDQCASRPGDLQNRLRSLTEELQIQKFKEETLVLNIAKTNSTVSNVVGDLKSDASSSLVNVENNSRGKTSDALNQPQYQQLVHKDSHGALISTTQLIPGHNLSGSISDHVTEHESRELQDNVLKLGNIRNSISNLLGSIASVESEILKVSLRKDLLGRDANGRAYWVFYWPRALPWIIANGSLSSKKSYFEEFMGIPDSDNWMLYEFDSEIDRLLGWLNENNACEKELKESILQLKSNKMKDSEYAEKHILRQGESSQLIPGIKRKATSSNFLSTKAMDILEKRFGPCLVQDLASRVSQNGRLCRCECLELVWIMKDHCPSCHQSFPTSDELRKHSVENCNSMASVTKANQTVEDFSKRKRLKNVALLETLHVTAGIHQVSTSEKQNRGSSFVECPQEPDFPFKFEEIMARFNTPNSVKDSVTEIGLINSGGVPSFIPNKCTNLRDPALRLASTRINKAGLVEISSDLRSWQPHSNNEASALEEGSGVGRMKYILMNEGVQLSTMKDNISKLGVSKSNIVHESSLRPLAGRASEVLLCLKTILLDIDAALPEDALRNSRTNQEKRRAWRTFVKSAKTIYEMVQALIVLEDAIKSEYLHTDWWYWSSPSTAAKITTLSALSLRIYSLDSAISYEKPFPNGAREIVMPKVALDEDVPQKTTNLGDSSSPPRQKTPESEPTEVPRTRTRSSKRRKEFNG